A window of the Drosophila simulans strain w501 chromosome 2L, Prin_Dsim_3.1, whole genome shotgun sequence genome harbors these coding sequences:
- the LOC6732045 gene encoding endoplasmic reticulum lectin 1 codes for MAKSYVIIARISLLLNLIIAAVSHEAKDFDDSILYKIDFEVSDLVGQPDLGNQLRTFYTPDKEKYDCLIPTLEHQKEEEKSDKPELSPISLLQPIFSALTCTYRIEAYWSYEICHGHHVRQYHEEREGKNVKFQEYYLGKWTDDKMKILTKAWSADIKAGVKPKYKSLKIDNTRYPYFEMEYSDGTMCDIINAPRTTMVRYVCYPHGKDDIYSFKETSSCNYEAIILSSTLCAIRGLHAEETKELSIQCFNSESEPHSPLSMLRSELKEWTESEADLLVFKEKAKTDGDLVSFNNGDDIDKVLLKHFRNGYLKVDGDFQQLLLSIAASGTGPTPITDLTPLKDFISGKNCLTGGNGWWKYEFCYGRHVRQFHKDKTSEVELFLGYFSEEAHRAWSNANPDKGARRSGFTTSIWHHYGKGTHCEQIGVPREVDVKLTCTPVTNSGTAVSMYLLEPKTCQYILVVESPTICDLMHYADSQGLVKLEDLDKILVTETDKSTTSSASAPAPVPTSSTDEENRP; via the exons ATGGCCAAGTCCTACGTGATAATTGCGAGAATATCATTGCTGCTGAATTTAATAATTGCAGCGGTTTCCCACGAAGCCAAAGATTTTGACGATtcaattttgtataaaattgatttcgaaGTGTCGGATTTAGTTGGGCAGCCG GATTTGGGCAATCAGCTGCGAACATTCTACACGCCGGATAAGGAGAAGTACGACTGCCTGATTCCCACTTTGGAACAccaaaaggaggaggaaaagTCCGACAAGCCAGAGTTGT CTCCAATAAGTTTGCTGCAGCCCATTTTCTCCGCCCTGACCTGCACGTACCGCATCGAGGCCTACTGGTCGTACGAGATCTGCCATGGCCACCATGTGCGTCAGTATCACGAGGAGCGCGAGGGAAAGAACGTCAAGTTCCAGGAGTACTACCTGGGCAAATGGACCGATGACAAGATGAAGATACTGACAAAAGCCTGGAGCGCAGACATCAAGGCGGGCGTTAAGCCGAAATACAAAAGCCTGAAGATCGACAACACTCGTTATCCATACTTTGAGATGGAATACAGCGATGGCACTATGTGCGACATAATTAACGCTCCTCGCACCACAATGGTGCGCTATGTGTGCTATCCCCATGGCAAGGACGATATCTACTCCTTCAAGGAGACATCCTCGTGCAATTATGAGGCCATTATACTTTCCTCGACGCTGTGCGCAATTCGCGGTCTTCATGCCGAAGAGACCAAGGAACTATCCATACAATGTTTCAACTCCGAATCGGAACCGCACAGCCCGCTGAGCATGCTGCGATCGGAGCTGAAGGAATGGACTGAATCCGAGGCGGATCTGCTGGTTTTCAAGGAGAAGGCCAAGACGGATGGCGATTTGGTCTCCTTTAACAACGGCGATGATATAGACAAAGTCCTACTCAAGCACTTCAGGAATGGTTACCTGAAGGTAGACGGAGACTTTCAGCAGCTCCTGCTGTCTATAGCAGCCTCTGGAACAGGACCCACACCCATCACTGATCTGACGCCCCTTAAGGACTTTATATCGGGCAAGAACTGCCTAACTGGG GGCAATGGCTGGTGGAAGTACGAGTTCTGCTATGGGCGACATGTGCGTCAGTTCCACAAGGACAAGACCAGCGAAGTGGAGCTCTTTCTTGGCTACTTCTCAGAGGAAGCGCATCGTGCTTGGTCCAACGCCAACCCGGACAAAGGAGCACGCCGTTCCGGCTTCACGACATCTATCTGGCACCATTATGGCAAGGGAACCCACTGCGAACAGATTGGAGTGCCCCGCGAAGTGGACGTGAAGTTGACCTGCACACCTGTAACGAACAGCGGCACCGCTGTATCCATGTACCTGCTAGAGCCGAAGACGTGCCAGTATATCCTGGTCGTGGAGTCGCCCACAATATGTGATCTCATGCACTACGCCGATTCCCAGGGCCTGGTTAAACTGGAGGATCTGGACAAGATCTTGGTTACGGAAACCGATAAGTCGACTACAAGTTcggcttctgctcctgctccagttcCAACTTCCAGCACAGATGAGGAGAATCGTCCTTAG
- the LOC6732046 gene encoding uncharacterized protein LOC6732046, producing the protein MDVLDTQKPAISTIAGRSFSGLALGHLRLVVDLTPSQLAVRCVLNRIRNNRINSAKRIMSAYEKMPAKEHRRLSPIWFLVITFLLFATTLTAMAVIEAGRAQNNAGGESDLLILTRMWNHFKAGVDNDTEIATVERIARDAGNASNPSASASQQGRNFYEEQQAVVVNAESMDSPVLGQRQDAYGPPQSREDSYEQDPYYDVADDYGPGRYPSVESKEESEEAERFYDKEDTGEGRSQQARPYDSFYAPWSYKQQPTPVATHPAAEGNNRKLQAPSAPSRSPYPAYDEMYDYPMGFQPRPHPETAMAKQSQPTSDHAVVQIQSESTLVTVLKSLKQIWDLYQALMSAWNAVSERHQQSTEKFRQEQAAKKAEKEQLRQQQQQKTRINSKKPPRMEGNKKNQNKRPTTTTTKATTNKTTTTAAPEVSDEEEEAEEKEQSQKTVEKVETVTTSAPATKVSALKGEKGNLRSVRGLRQRRDAEAEEKADTDVGEGRYIKGDPLKGYYDFVITEGSYKFWAVFQVGTALLIIYSTFAAIYYSKVNPLTSDYDYTDYLGGVRSLSGGDADFVDDGDAATPPVSTTSRIMEWLPRTAHSIQFILDAIDKVPVDHDKDKELGWSTAQKDTPALGMR; encoded by the exons ATGGATGTTCTAGATACCCAAAAACCCGCCATTAGCACCATTGCCGGGCGGAGTTTTTCTGGCTTAGCATTGGGACATCTTCGGTTAGTTGTCGACTTAACTCCGAGCCAACTGGCCGTGCGGTGTGTGCTGAACAGGATTCGAAACAATAGAATCAATAGTGCCAAACGGATAATGTCTGCCTACGAGAAAATGCCGGCGAAGGAGCACCGACGCCTCTCAcccatttggtttttggtgATCACGTTTCTTCTCTTTGCCACCACCTTAACGGCGATGGCCGTGATCGAAGCTGGACGGGCACAGAACAACGCGGGCGGAGAAAGCGATCTCCTAATCCTCACGCGCATGTGGAATCACTTCAAGGCCGGTGTCGATAATGATACGGAAATTGCCACGGTGGAGCGAATTGCTAGGGATGCCGGAAATGCAAGCAATCCGAGTGCATCCGCATCGCAGCAGGGCAGAAACTTCtacgaggagcagcaggcggTGGTGGTGAATGCAGAGAGCATGGATTCTCCCGTGTTGGGACAACGCCAGGATGCCTACGGTCCGCCGCAGAGTCGCGAGGATTCGTACGAGCAGGATCCGTACTACGATGTGGCCGATGACTACGGACCTGGACGATATCCCAGTGTAGAGTCCAAAGAGGAGTCTGAAGAGGCGGAACGCTTCTATGATAAGGAAGACACCGGTGAGGGCAGGTCACAGCAGGCACGTCCGTACGATTCCTTCTACGCTCCGTGGTCATACAAACAGCAGCCAACTCCAGTGGCTACTCATCCCGCAGCCGAGGGCAACAATAGAAAGCTCCAGGCGCCTTCAGCTCCTAGCAG ATCGCCCTATCCCGCCTACGATGAGATGTACGACTATCCCATGGGCttccagccacgcccacatccgGAAACAGCGATGGCCAAGCAATCCCAGCCCACCTCCGACCATGCAGTAGTCCAAATCCAAAGTGAATCCACACTGGTCACCGTGCTGAAGAGCCTCAAGCAGATTTGGGATCTGTATCAGGCACTGATGAGTGCCTGGAACGCGGTCAGCGAACGCCATCAGCAGAGTACTGAGAAGTTCCGCCAGGAGCAGGCGGCGAAGAAAGCCGAGAAGGAGCAACtgcgtcagcagcagcaacagaagacCAGGATAAACTCCAAGAAACCGCCGCGAATGGAgggaaacaaaaagaaccagAACAAGAGGCcgactacaacaacaactaagGCAACAACCAacaagacgacgacgactgctGCTCCAGAAGTCTCtgatgaggaggaggaagcgGAGGAGAAGGAACAGTCGCAGAAGACAGTGGAGAAAGTTGAGACAGTCACAACATCGGCACCAGCCACCAAAGTCTCGGCACTCAAGGGGGAAAAGGGAAATCTGAGATCGGTGCGTGGACTGCGCCAAAGACGCGATGCCGAGGCGGAGGAGAAGGCCGACACGGATGTGGGCGAGGGTCGCTACATCAAGGGTGATCCTCTCAAGGGATACTACGATTTCGTCATCACGGAGGGCTCCTACAAGTTCTGGGCCGTCTTTCAG GTGGGCACAGCTCTGCTGATCATCTACTCGACGTTCGCCGCCATTTACTACTCCAAGGTGAATCCGCTGACCAGTGACTACGACTACACGGATTACCTGGGTGGAGTTCGTTCGTTGTCCGGCGGAGATGCGGATTTCGTGGACGACGGCGATGCAGCGACACCGCCCGTCTCGACCACCTCTCGCATCATGGAGTGGCTGCCACGGACGGCGCATTCCATCCAGTTTATACTGGATGCCATCGACAAGGTGCCAGTGGATCATGATAAGGACAAGGAGCTCGGCTGGTCCACGGCGCAAAAGGACACGCCGGCGCTGGGAATGAGATAG